GTGTGGCAGATCAGCGGACTTGCAAGAATCAGCCATGGCCAAAACTGTGTAATCGTCATCAGGTCGTTCACATATATTTGacaaaacaaactgaaaactTATCAAGGCACTCCTTAGAGTAACTGTTAAACAAACTCAAATCTAATAATAACATGTACCAAGCTACTCCTTGGAGAAGCAATTAATTCAGAAAAGATAAACATGTACTGCTTGGAGGAAGTAAACTTAGTAGGCAACATGTATCGAGCTACTCATTGGAGAAGTAATTTATTCATAGTTGGTACCAGGAATCAAGCTACTCCTTGACAACAGGTACTGAACTACTTGTTGGAGATGCTATAGTTGATAACAGGTACTGTGTTATACTCTTTGGAGAAGTTACTGAAAGTTGATAACAGGTACCAAGCAAGCCCTTGGAGAAGCTATTTATACTTGATAACAGGTACCAAGCGACTCCTTGAGAGAAGCTATTTATAATTGATGAAAGGTACTATGCTACTCCTTGAAAAAGCTATTCATAGTTGATACCAGGTACCAAGCAACTCCTTGGAGAAGCCAGGAAGAAGACACCAGTCAATAAACAGCACCAGAGGACTCTGTGGAGAAGCCTGTGACCACTCAATGTCGACCGAGGTGAAATGGACTAGGTGACTGCTAACAGTGACAATCCGAAACAAACAGGCTACAGTCCTTGGACCATACTGTAATAAGCAGCAAACAACCATTACAGGCTTTGGCCATCAGTGTAAAAAATTAGACCAACAGCAGAAATTGTCCTTGGACCGAAGTTACAACTTATAAAGTCAAAggtaataaaaagagaacaacAGTGCTCATGAGGCAACAAGTAGTAAACAAAAGTTCTTCAGTCTGTTGAGAgcaaattataaaaaaacatactggaaaaaaaaaaaaaaaaaaaaaggccatccCAGCAACAACATAAACACTCACAACattgacaaggaaaaaaagggaaagaaaattttaCTATGGCAGTAAACGGGATGGGAGTTGTGGACTGAGCGAGAAATGGCTGTAAACTGACGTGAGCCATGAGCTGCAGGTACCCCATTGGCTACCTCAAATGCATTAAAACTATCGTGAAGTGAAATTATCATTAACAAAGATCTAATCCAAAGGAGATGGTAATTATGGAAACCATAAAGGTACGGACTATAAGAAAAACGGCTATGAAAGCATATCATAACTATAGAGGCAACCCCCACTTTACGTtgctaaaaaaacacttcgttaagcgaaccaattataacaagtttaacccctgacttgaacttccattgagagtaaacaaagcgagagtgtatcatagtacagtgaaaggtttaatgaaagtaataattatgaagttaaacatttaggcagtttaatttaagtcattataatgtacatgtaatgtatgtatgtacgtaactttataatgttgattatcttaaatttatgaagggagggagagtgaaagaggaaagacactaaccagcaacctgtggaatgtaaacaaagggcgcatcatggtaccacaTACATaacttatgtaccatatttccacaaggcttttcattttatccattgtagagtcacgagttcaggtggttcttttatcttgcaaggaagatataatctcaccagccttcttaacatAGTTTGctaacttgaaaatagtagacagtaaatggagtcaagatggtggcgagcaatgctatagttttctcacctctctcgtgtctgtgaataatatccagcttcacttcgagagtaagagacttcctggtcttcttaggaacgctaggccacattgcagggcgttttggtggtaagttgagcgagggaagatgacgctgttatgttttgaaaaGGGGAgcgagtggtgcgtgtgttgtccacaagaggcttgatcttgatcttgatcttgattctacaggtgtcccaggatttctcctgaggcaggccttattagtatcagcagctcctggtgtattcaaaagcctgtcagcttgcgtgttacggcggggctttcaaacttggaaaaaattacctggataaaactccattaaagcgagtttgggattcgttaaatgagcagatggtagtaaaatgaaaccttcgttgtagcgaaatttcgttgagtgaaccttcgttaaacgggggttgcctgtacttgcaAAAAGCTGATATCTAATGACTGTTTAAActacaaaacataacaaacctTAACATTCACATATATAATGTGGAAACCTTGTTGAGGTTGTAAGAAGATAGTTTTGAAACACACCAAAGATCTATATCTAATATCTTCCCTACTATAACTCCAATGAACTCGTAGCAAAGCTACAACTCCAGTAACAGTGTCGGTACGAGTACAataagtcctcattatatggtacatatgctttcttgaaaaccttactgcaaattgaaattaccatatactgaacccattataacatgtaataataggggatgtgttccagcacgttgAAAGTCATCcacccctacagacatgaaaatacatgaaaatagtcatatgaaaaatgtaaagtactgcgcaaaaacaataaataaaatgtttttatttaccttccacttgccatgtattctattagatgatgtccctcctgaggctaagggacagtaggaatttcagcccttactcatctttcgCTGAGTAGGCAGACAAGGATGAGGGTGAGGCGGGAGGCTCAAAACCCTCAAACAtgtcgtcgtctgcactgttgGCACGTTtaactggtttgaagaaagaggatatggaggaagggccagctgtagaaccaTCGGTaacagatgtggaagggccagctgtagcagggttggcaggtgtgacagggacagcATGTCTCACTGGCTttaagaacgagtagatggaggactgtttggcgtttattttttttcgtcatagatttcttgataaatctttatacttttctctgtcatgagccactttgctactcctggcatgatttgggtcacgttccttcagggtttccagggCTTTTTCGATACCCCCGAGACATTCTGtaagttttgatgtccaggccacgcaaaggttcttcttcctcgtctccctctttttctgcctcctgtaatgccttgtctagctctacaAGTTCATcgtttgagagaggttcagcattgctttccaaaagatcttgaacattattcatcgaagccagccctatggcacagatttaccaTGTCATGAAGTCCTGTTTCATCATAATTTATAACTTGCTTCTTGCTGTACCCTTTCTCTTCAATGCACTTTTCTAATTCTGGCTTGAATTTGTCTGCAGCCTCTTTGTCAGAACTAGTATTATGGAGAGTTGAACGTCGCCTGAATTTATCAAACCACCCTCTGCTTGCTTTAAATTCAAAGTCTTCCACTCCCATTTCTACCTTCAGTCCTTCAATAATGGACAACACTTTCTGACAGGTTAAATTCAAAGACAGACCCATATTTTGACGATTCTGGTCATCAATCCAAATTTTGAGCAACCTTTCCATCTTATCCATTATTGGCTCACAGTGTTTTGTTAGCAATTTGCTCTGCAGATCCGTTGCATTCTCCCCAGCTTTTTTTATAGCCTCACGATTCTTTAACATGTCCAGACTGTCGACTAGGCTAGGCCCAAGTTTCAACTTATGGCAGACGTATCTTCTCcctgctctttcctcttcaaaataTATAACTTTACCTCCAATGTCAGACTACTCTTTTGCTTTGCCTTTTCAACTCCAGCAGTGTCTGCAGAATGTTTTGTGGCCATTATGGGTGTGTCACTGTGcgtcatgataataatatccacaaaaaacacgtCATAAGGATTTCACGTGTGTTCAGTAGGAAACGTGGGAAGAaactgattgttgtggtggccaTGCAGCGTGGTGGCACTACAGTATGGTATAAACAAAACaggagcggataccgtatctgtgaatttttcttaccgtaaatagaattgagggtagtaattaagaaacaccgtaactgtgaattacCAGGTAACAAAGTATcgtataaggaggacttactgtatattgtcTTTGATAATCCTGCAATAGCTAatccatttcttccatctttaaAATTAAGAAACTTGACAGGTGACCAGTCTATGGAAGGGTTTTTCTTGCAGCAGAATTCCAGTCCATCAGACTAAAAAGGTAAATTCAATGCTCTAGATGGTGGGATGATGCCCTGGTAGGGCAcctgcatactctctctctctctctctctctctctctctaagtatcaCATATTTGACATTTTCACATCTAGGATAAACTTCACATGTCATAACTGTCACTGTAAGGACTATTAAAAATAAAGATTTCAGTCATTGCTATCTACTTGATGGTCTAATTTTAAAGAGGTTCACAGACTTCAGTAGTTATTTAGGGAGATAACTTCATCTATAACTAGTTCTAATATTACCAACATAACCAGCAGTTCCTGTGGTGAAATGGTTAGTTATGTGTGCTATCTTAATACTTAAAATATCTTACAAAGTGTCACTAACCGATATATCTTCCAGTGCTCCTGCAAAATCAAAACCGTAGGTCTTGGGATCATAATATCTGTAATGCTGAACGTCCATGTTAACGTGCTTGAAGATGGGTACGTGGTTGCCCCATGTTGGGCTTGGTAACCACACATTCTGAAAGATATAGTAACTTTATAATTTAAACGTACAGAATCTTGTTAATTAACTTTCATAGGTTTTCCTTTACATCTTTTATTTGATGTATATTATATTAACTACAAATACCATATTTATGATGCAAGacactgcatcttggaagatgcaccctaatatttgaaagaaatttctaagaaaaaaaaagtcattctcatacaagaacacattcaccatatacccgaccactgaacacaaaaacataagaagcaaggagCCTGCAAGACacattgtttcaccactcattacaaatttgctgaaGCACTCATCAAAAATTTataacaatgtaaataaaaacaccataggtaaatacatatacacagtgaaacagtccatctcttcttgttttagtggcgggcgacaGCACGTTTTGGATGTATTGTTTACATTACATAATCACTTGTCCTCTATTTTGGAGGTTTGTCATTTGGAAATTCCAGTTTCGGAAATTTGGGAGGTTGAATAACTTTGGCAAGGTTATCAAAATAGCTGAATCTGCCAATCACCGAAATTGAACGCATCAGTGCTTcagttcgtatttattttattttgcaattgtgcttcacaggctttatcaatgtgaatataattcacaagtAAAGTTTTGattcttgcttgaatgagtaagccatttggatgttctatcaataaaggtataaaggcacctggcatatGTGTGAgttggtgtgtatgtatgtttatgttgCTATGAGATGAGGGAGCAGCCCGTTTTCTCCACATGCCGAGTAGGCTCCAAGAAAGATTacggtattggaaatacttgtaacagctaagtactgagtttacatcatataaaaggctgaattaaatagtacttaagccaacatcataatgtaatgactcaacatacaaatccaggtcgttATCaatcaagtgtccaagctcacttgaggctgggtgttgccttacaatacaacatttgTCTTGGAAGacacactagtatttttcagggtactttttagggaaaaaaagtgcgtcttgtaagccataaaatacggtacattataaaaatattttttagtAATTTGGAGAAGAAACACTGGTGATGAAAAGCAATGAAACTCTTGTTTGCATGTGTGCCTTGGCCAACCTCCTTCCCAGTAAATatgatatatgtataaaaatcaAATATTAAAGAAATTTCAAGACTAGAAAGCTGAGGAAATTAGGGTGATGATTTTGTTTTAATGGTATCTTGGAAAAAGCAAAGTATTTATGAAATTAAGAGCAGGCTTTCAAATTCAGGATATGATACTCGTAATCAGTATTGACAACTCACTTATGTAATGAATTGATATTTGACATAGATCACGCATGGCCAATAATTTCTTATTTAAACTATTCATATTAATGAATGACATTCATATAAAAAGGAAACTCTTCAATGAATGACAGattcatataaaaaagaaacttcTATCTCCTACATATAACATCTACATTTACCTTTGGACCTGGGAAGAACTTTGACAGAAAGGCAGACCCAATCCTGAGGGCACCAGTTCCAGAAATTCCCTGAACTGTCACATTCTGAAAAGTAATCATATTAATGtattatatatacagtatatataattACATCTCATTGTAGGTCAGACACCTAGTATATGATACAGCACTGGAAATCTCTATTAGAAATATACAAGATTCCTTGTAATATGGTGAACAATTAACAGCTACTCAGACAGAGCAGTATGATGTGTATATGATTCACAAGTAGGGTGAGTTGGGGACGGatcgtacaatttttttttaaataatcataaaaaaaaaaaatacttcagtGAATTACGTAAGGTTGAAGTtattaatataaaatatagTCATTTGGCTATGTTGTGTGTATGGCACAGTTTTGGCATCACAACATTAATGggtgaaaataaagcaagaaaaaaaaaaaaaaaaaaaaaaaaaaaagtgtacagaTCGTCCACACCTGTACAGGCATGTAGGTCcctcagaatttttttttatatatataaacaattaaATATATTACCAGTTTGCCCTCCCATTCCCATGCATGGGCTCTAATGATGATTTCAAAGTGATTGGCAACATCGATATGTACCTACAAAACACTGCATGTTGAAACACAAAGTGAAAGGTTATTCATCAAACTATATTGtacaaaaaaagtacaaaaatatcCAGTATCAAATTGTTTGAATCACATCACACTGCttaaacataataaaagaaatcattCTAATCCTTATAGGATGACAAAGTAATAAATGTTGATATTCAGTAAATTGAAGATTTTTTTCAATCACTGAGGATcatcaaaataaaattaaacaatCTTTCATTCCACTGACATGTTTTTCTGCAGTACAAAAGTACCATATAGGGCTGGTCTACCCTACAAAGCCATGAAGGCAGGCCTCCTTAACATTGTAGGATGCCAGAGTGCTGGAATCTGATGAATCGCTTCAATCTAGGGGTAGGTGCTGGCAATGGAGCAAACAAAATCCCCTTCACCTGTTTAAGCTCAatatctccttcatcttcaatgttagggaagatgaaagagtcACTCAGTTTACGTGAGGATGTTCCGTACATTTAAAATCCAAGCTGTACGATAAGTCCACAACATGCCATTAAAATGTAAATGAACACCACGCTATTCCTTACGGGAGCACTTCCATTTAATCTTTGTCATATCATCACATACAGGCATATCTTGGTATCGAATACCTTACCATCTCACTCCTGGGATATTCATGAGCACTATAAGCCATAAATTAGTGGCAAAATATTACATCAGACatgcacaaaacaagaaaacgaccTGGTCATGACAGCGCGCGGCGTGGAGCATCAATGGCGGGTGTCAGCTGTgtgcctccgttttctttctcggctgATTAGTCACTAACTTCGCTATTTTCATAAGTAAGCTCACGGGAGCGTTTTTACATTACGTCCTCATGTATgatctctccctaactcaccCTACACCACAAGACAACATTTACAAAATAATACTGCTATGTGATCCTGATAGTTATGAGAAATCCTGCATATATAAAATCAGCCAGCCTTCACTCAGAATGAACAAGATACACACAGCAACTCTCAGATTATAATTGGggggaaggaaatagaggaaaagactAACATGGTTTAAGAGAAATATATCTCAACTGAAACCAACATCCTACAATGTGACTAATTAATAATTAACTTCAAATAAAAGTATGCAAAACAATTATACATACCAGTCCATCAGCAAGTACTGGATTGTTGTCACCAAGTGCCAACTTGATTGCTTCGTTGCAAAATTCAGCATTGCCTGATATGGGCAAGTATTCTTTGTCCAACTTTTGACTCACAATAAGTTCTTCAGCctgaaatatataagaaaaattcaTTAATAGCTAAATTTTTCGAGTATAAGAAAGCTATACTACACAAAGCACTACACTCCTTTACAAATCAAATGTGTGGAAGTGGGAAAACAATGAATTATTATCCATTAAGCTTGGAACAATACTTGCTCCATCTCCATGACAATGCATGTCATTCCTCTCAAGAGTTTTGGAAGACTTCACCTGAACACTTTCATTTGTCAGAATTATTATATTCAAGTTAGGGTGTCTTTAAAGAATGCTTTATCTTGCTTAATTACAACTGACTGTTGGGTAAAAACATCACCTTCACAACTAATGATCTCATGAAAGTCTGACTGTCTTATTACAAcaaaaagaatggaataagGTTGCAATCTTTTCTAATCGGAAAACAATTCTATATGCATTAGAAATTCTTCTGTTGTACTACTATATTAACTACCTCATGGACTTGTCAGATTTCCAAGAAttcttaaataaaaaatcaataaaattcaGCAGACCTATGTTAGTTACATAAACCAGCATCAATGACTGAAatctcttacataaataaactgACCTTCCTGACCGAAGGCAAAACAAATGGCTTGCCATTATCATCTCGATAGGCACCCACTCCAAGATTTATCTTTTTTGGGTTAGTGTCCCGCTTGAAGGCCTCAGTCACACCCAGGATGGCGTCCGGGGGCCCCATCTCCACCCCAGACCACCATGAGCTGCATGCAATTACCATTATTAATGTCATGTAATAACCATAAAGAGATCTTGCAAGTAGAGTTAATCCTCCTGAAGTCATTGTTACAGTACTTTCAAGTAAGAGGTTGAATCCTAAAGTCATTGCAACAACACTGATACTGAAGCTTGTAACCTAAATCAAGATCTGCAATTACATACATAAATCATAGATCTTGATTATATTcatataaaaaacaataataataaaaataataataacaacaataataataattaaataggTTTTGAAGGAATTTAAACCTATGTGTTACCATGATAATTTCTTTTATGAAATAAAGGCTGgtggcagcaccaccacataAATGCACAAGGACAatgtactgattttttttttttttttttttttaaagcttctGGAGGATTATCTTACAATTCTGTGGATTAGTATTTTAACAGTGGCAATGTCACAGTCAAAACACACCAATCCATATGCATTTTGAAAGCTTATCTATT
The window above is part of the Portunus trituberculatus isolate SZX2019 chromosome 38, ASM1759143v1, whole genome shotgun sequence genome. Proteins encoded here:
- the LOC123514841 gene encoding aspartate aminotransferase, mitochondrial-like isoform X3, with product MFRSSHMQWMVVHQASKKKSRDHSVKLKNESSWWSGVEMGPPDAILGVTEAFKRDTNPKKINLGVGAYRDDNGKPFVLPSVRKAEELIVSQKLDKEYLPISGNAEFCNEAIKLALGDNNPVLADGLNVTVQGISGTGALRIGSAFLSKFFPGPKNVWLPSPTWGNHVPIFKHVNMDVQHYRYYDPKTYGFDFAGALEDISSDGLEFCCKKNPSIDWSPVKFLNFKDGRNGLAIAGLSKTIYRRREVVGMPDTLNVFGTYSTTPPFHQEDTVEDITDFFKVL
- the LOC123514841 gene encoding aspartate aminotransferase, mitochondrial-like isoform X1; translation: MFRSSHMQWMVVHQASKKKSRDHSVKLKNESSWWSGVEMGPPDAILGVTEAFKRDTNPKKINLGVGAYRDDNGKPFVLPSVRKAEELIVSQKLDKEYLPISGNAEFCNEAIKLALGDNNPVLADGLNVTVQGISGTGALRIGSAFLSKFFPGPKNVWLPSPTWGNHVPIFKHVNMDVQHYRYYDPKTYGFDFAGALEDISKIPEGSLIMLHACAHNPTGVDPKPEQWDEMSKVIKDKKLLPFFDMAYQGFASGDIAKDAYAVRKFLEDGHRICLSQSFSKNMGLYGERAGAFSIICQDKDEAARVMSQVKILIRPLYSNPPLHGSRIVATILTNPELR
- the LOC123514841 gene encoding aspartate aminotransferase, mitochondrial-like isoform X2, yielding MALSNPCRLALGKSNRLWTPQVYSRASSWWSGVEMGPPDAILGVTEAFKRDTNPKKINLGVGAYRDDNGKPFVLPSVRKAEELIVSQKLDKEYLPISGNAEFCNEAIKLALGDNNPVLADGLNVTVQGISGTGALRIGSAFLSKFFPGPKNVWLPSPTWGNHVPIFKHVNMDVQHYRYYDPKTYGFDFAGALEDISKIPEGSLIMLHACAHNPTGVDPKPEQWDEMSKVIKDKKLLPFFDMAYQGFASGDIAKDAYAVRKFLEDGHRICLSQSFSKNMGLYGERAGAFSIICQDKDEAARVMSQVKILIRPLYSNPPLHGSRIVATILTNPELR